In the Topomyia yanbarensis strain Yona2022 chromosome 3, ASM3024719v1, whole genome shotgun sequence genome, one interval contains:
- the LOC131686847 gene encoding uncharacterized protein LOC131686847 produces the protein MSCVMGFFDPLGLLSLFTIHGKIVLQHLWRKGCDWDAVMDDESWKLWKRWVDLLPEVKTIRIPRCYIGNAVSTEIESLELHIFTDASEHAYGYVAYLRVLIKGRIQCSLIMSRAEVAPLKRQSIPRLELVAALLGARMYRTIERMLTLHISRCVLWTDSRTVCSWLQSDQYKYKQFVAFRVGEILDLTQVVDWRWIPTKLNIADVLTKWGRGPPLQSDGEWFLDPSSLLLPECQWPSSQFPSGETDEDARRVVLFHEVIKIEAISRWNRLLRVTATVLRFIGNCKRKQKGLPILTAKATTNQQLMLKTAHPAVQTPLQKNELLEAEKVLWKQAQRNSFPDEMSVLTSNLQLAPGQKAERIPKRSALYKYSPTLDEDGVLRIDGRLVNAEAMSFNQRYPIILSRFHTVTKKIIQYCHEQFGHANRETVFNEIRKKFEIPNLRAAVSRVAGECVWCKVHRCVPHTPRMAPLPVQRVTPGKRPFNSVGVDYLGPMEVTVGRRKEKRWVAVFTCLAVRAVHLEVVHSLSTQSCLMALSRFASRYGKPEEIFSDNATCFRGAWNEMVKTKLQINRKCAEKFISSTTAWYFNPPGTPHMGGVWKRMVRSVKESMKALDDGRNLTDEILKTTVAEAADMINTRPLTYKPQEPAGEEALTPNHFLRGAVTSADLQVEPVSAAEALRNVYKRAQYLSDRMWERWITEYLHTINKRSKWFDDKRQLSVGDLVFLVDGKIQKNWRRGKIVEVFPGTDGTIRQVSVRTTDGKLYRRGAVNIAVMEIGEGKSGTRSNAGCYGPGSVTATEPASGASLGRW, from the coding sequence ATGAGCTGCGTTATGGGGTTCTTCGATCCTCTGGGGCTGCTGTCATTATTCACGATTCACGGGAAAATTGTTCTGCAACATCTGTGGCGAAAGGGCTGTGATTGGGACGCAGTTATGGACGACGAAAGCTGGAAGCTGTGGAAACGCTGGGTTGATTTGCTGCCCGAGGTCAAAACCATCCGGATTCCACGCTGCTATATCGGGAACGCTGTATCGACGGAGATCGAGTCGCTCGAGCTCCACATCTTTACGGACGCTAGTGAGCATGCTTACGGGTATGTGGCCTATCTACGTGTGCTTATCAAAGGCAGGATTCAATGCAGTTTAATTATGTCTCGGGCAGAGGTAGCTCCACTCAAACGGCAATCAATTCCTCGACTAGAACTTGTGGCAGCGTTGCTCGGTGCCCGGATGTATCGAACGATTGAGCGAATGCTTACGCTGCACATTTCGCGCTGCGTTCTTTGGACTGATTCTCGGACGGTTTGTTCTTGGCTCCAGTCGGATCAGTACAAATATAAGCAATTTGTGGCATTTAGGGTGGGAGAGATTTTGGACTTGACTCAGGTTGTGGATTGGCGTTGGATACCGACTAAACTAAACATAGCCGACGTACTGACCAAGTGGGGTCGCGGTCCGCCGTTACAAAGCGACGGTGAATGGTTTCTGGATCCTTCCTCCTTGCTACTTCCCGAATGCCAGTGGCCATCATCACAGTTTCCTTCCGGAGAAACCGACGAAGATGCCAGAAGAGTTGTTTTGTTTCATGAAGTCATAAAGATTGAGGCGATTTCGAGATGGAATAGGCTGCTGAGAGTAACCGCCACAGTGTTGCGTTTTATCGGAAATTGCAAGCGCAAACAGAAAGGGTTGCCGATACTCACAGCAAAGGCAACGACGAATCAACAATTAATGCTGAAGACTGCACACCCCGCAGTACAAACACCGTTGCAGAAAAACGAACTACTGGAGGCGGAGAAAGTTTTGTGGAAACAAGCACAACGGAACAGTTTCCCCGATGAGATGAGCGTGCTGACGAGCAACCTACAATTAGCCCCTGGCCAGAAAGCAGAACGAATCCCGAAAAGAAGTGCCCTATACAAATATTCGCCGACGCTCGACGAAGATGGCGTGCTACGAATAGATGGTCGACTGGTGAATGCGGAAGCAATGTCCTTCAATCAGAGGTATCCTATTATCTTGAGCCGTTTTCATACCGTAACGAAGAAAATCATCCAGTATTGTCACGAGCAGTTTGGACATGCGAATAGAGAGACAGTGTTCAACGAGATACGGAAGAAGTTTGAAATCCCGAACCTTCGTGCAGCAGTCTCTAGAGTAGCCGGTGAATGCGTATGGTGCAAAGTGCATCGGTGCGTTCCACATACTCCGCGCATGGCACCACTGCCGGTTCAGCGTGTTACGCCTGGAAAACGCCCCTTCAACTCTGTCGGCGTGGATTACTTGGGCCCTATGGAGGTGACAGTTGGACGCCGAAAGGAAAAAAGGTGGGTCGCCGTTTTCACTTGCTTGGCGGTGCGCGCAGTGCACCTAGAAGTGGTGCATTCACTTTCAACGCAGTCGTGTCTCATGGCACTAAGCAGATTTGCCAGTAGGTATGGGAAGCCAGAAGAGATATTCTCCGACAATGCGACTTGTTTTCGAGGAGCGTGGAACGAAATGGTAAAGACCAAACTACAAATCAACAGAAAGTGCGCCGAGAAATTCATCAGTTCAACTACTGCCTGGTATTTCAATCCCCCCGGCACCCCGCACATGGGCGGTGTTTGGAAACGGATGGTGCGGTCTGTAAAGGAATCGATGAAAGCGCTGGATGACGGAAGGAACCTCACTGATGAAATCCTGAAAACAACAGTAGCAGAAGCAGCAGATATGATTAACACGCGTCCACTCACGTACAAGCCTCAGGAGCCCGCAGGCGAGGAAGCACTAACGCCAAACCATTTCCTGCGAGGTGCAGTGACCAGTGCGGATCTCCAGGTGGAGCCAGTGAGTGCAGCGGAGGCTCTACGAAACGTTTACAAACGTGCCCAATACCTAAGCGACCGTATGTGGGAGCGGTGGATCACCGAGTATCTACATACGATCAACAAACGCAGCAAATGGTTTGACGATAAGCGACAGTTGAGTGTTGGGGATTTAGTTTTTCTGGTGGATGGGAAAATTCAGAAGAATTGGAGGCGTGGGAAGATCGTAGAAGTGTTTCCGGGAACAGACGGGACCATTAGACAAGTCAGCGTGAGGACAACAGACGGGAAGCTATATCGCCGGGGAGCGGTTAACATTGCGGTAATGGAGATAGGTGAAGGTAAATCCGGAACAAGAAGCAACGCCGGATGTTACGGACCGGGGTCTGTTACCGCGACTGAACCTGCAAGCGGAGCATCCCTCGGGCGATGGTGA
- the LOC131693416 gene encoding large ribosomal subunit protein uL6-like, which yields MRTINSNQTVTSPKGVSAKVHARAVTVDGPRGKLSKSFQHLAMDVYKVSRKKLMVEKWFGSKKEIAAVRTVCSHIEIMIKGVTKGFQYKMRAVHAHFSINCVISENNSLVEIRNFLGEKHIRRVKMQPRVTVVNSAKQKDELILEGNDIEAVSLSAALIQQSTTVRNKDIRKFLDGLYVSEKSTVVQEEE from the coding sequence ATGAGGACGATCAACTCTAACCAAACGGTCACCAGCCCCAAGGGCGTATCTGCAAAGGTCCATGCCCGTGCCGTAACTGTAGATGGACCGCGCGGAAAGCTGAGCAAAAGCTTCCAGCATCTGGCTATGGATGTCTACAAGGTGTCGAGAAAGAAGCTAATGGTCGAAAAATGGTTTGGATCCAAGAAGGAAATCGCCGCGGTTCGCACTGTCTGCTCGCATATTGAAATTATGATCAAGGGCGTAACCAAGGGTTTCCAGTACAAGATGCGCGCTGTACACGCTCATTTCTCCATTAACTGTGTCATTAGTGAAAACAACTCTTTGGTGGAAATTCGTAACTTCTTGGGCGAAAAGCACATCCGCCGGGTGAAAATGCAGCCTCGAGTGACTGTTGTAAATTCAGCAAAACAGAAGGATGAACTGATTCTGGAGGGTAATGATATCGAGGCCGTTTCTCTTTCTGCCGCGCTTATCCAGCAGTCAACCACCGTGCGAAACAAGGATATCCGTAAGTTCTTGGACGGTCTTTATGTGTCGGAAAAGAGTACTGTGGTGCAGGAGGAAGAATAG